The genomic interval CGTTCAATAATATCGACATATATCTGGCTGTCTTCCACGCTGACAGGCTCTCCCTTGAACTGGCTGACTGCCAGCAGAATATTGGTTAGCGGATTGCGCACTTCGTGCGCTATCACACGCGCAATGCGGCCGGTCACCACAAATTTCTGCTGTTGCTGTTTCTCCAGCTCTTCCCGTTTCCTTTCCGTAATATCCTGTACTACGCACAGGAATATCTGTTCCTGCTCATCCAGCATTACTGCGCTGACCATCACATCGAGTTTTTTTCCATGCTTGGTCACGAAGTTGTATTCCGTGCGCAGGCTGGATTCTTCCCCGCAGATGTGATCGAAGAAATGTTTACACTGGTCTTCCTGGAAGAAGAGTTGCTTGAGGTTCAGTTGTAACATCTCTTCCTTACTGTATTGTAAGGTCCTGATAGCAGAAGGATTGGCGTCAATCACATTCTTATCGCAGTCTGCCAGAATAATGAGGTCATGTGCCTTTTCGAACACGCCGAAATACTTCTTCTCATTTTCCTCTATGATGCGAAGATGGCGTGCTTCGTCCAGCGCATAACGGATGGAGCGTTCCAGCAGGTCGGCACTGATCTCGCCTTTTACCAGGTAGTCAGAGGCCCCGGCCTGCATCGCTTCCTTATCTATCGTGTAATCGCCCTTACCGGTAAGCATGATCACCGGTGCTTTGTAATCCAGTTGCTGGAAGTGGTGAAGGATGTCGATACCTGTATAAGGTCCCAGCCGGTAGTCGGCCAGGTAAATGTCATGTACCTTCCTGTCTATTTCCTCTACAGCTTTGGAATAAGTAGGCGCCCAGTCCAACTGGTACTGGCCAGGGGAAATGTCCTGCAATAACTGGCTAACGAGAAAGAAGTCATCCTCGTCATCGTCTATCATCAATATGTGTACTGGTTGATCTGTCATTCTTAAGCATTTGGCAGTTTCATGTTTGAACCAATATTCCCCAATGTGCGGGTAAATTCAACTCAGCAATAAGAATGCTAATTTTTCCGGCGCTCTATTTTTCTTCATTGTAGAGGGTTTGGGTAAGCGGCAATGTGACAATAAATGTAGCGCCCTGGCCGGGTGTTCCCAGCGCGCTGATATGTCCGTGATGGCTATCCACTATTTTCTTGCAAATGGCCAACCCTATACCAGTGCCGGAATATTCGCTCATACCGTGTAGCCTTTGAAATAATAAAAAGATGCGCTCGGCATATACCGGGTCAAAACCTATCCCGTTATCTTCTACATAGATCCTGCAGGTGTTATTTTCCTGCTCCGACCGGATATTGATCACCAGCTGCCTCTCAGGATGGGCAAATTTGATGGCATTGGCAATAATGTTCTGAAACAACTGGTGAAACGAGGTAGGCGTTCCATCAATAGTTGGAAGGGATGAAATATTGACCACCGCCCTCTTTTCCTGCAGGCTTACTTCCAGGTCGCCGACCACCTCCTGCAAGAGCTGGGTCATATCCACTTTCACAATATTCTCAGGGGTGATACGGCCTGCTCTCGAAAAAAGCAGCAGGTCATTGATCAGTACCCGCATCCTCCCTACGGCGCCCACCATACGGTGTATCAGATCAGTGGCGTCGGGAGGCAGCTGGTCGCCATATTTGGTCTGCAGGCGGTCGCTGAAGGTGGATATCTTCCGCAAGGGCTCCTGCAGGTCATGAGAAGCCACATAGGCAAACTGTTCCAGTTCCTCGTTGGATTTGTTCAGCAACTTGATGTTCTGCTGCAGGTCGTGCTGATAAGACTTGAGCCTCGATTCAATATGCAGTTGCAGCCGGAATTCCCGCGTAAGGGTGACGTATGAATAAATGCCAATGAGGATCGCCATGAGCGAGGAAATAAAGATCACCGGTATCCAGATGGCCGAAAAGAAGCTCTGTAGCCTCGATTTCTGGCGCAATTTGGTGTTTTCTATGTTTAACATGTCCTGGACCTTGCGGTCTATCTTGTCCATAGATTTTTCCCCTTCCAGTACGGCCGAGGCGTCTTTCTGGAGAGAGGTCAGTTTTGCCTCTCCGGTTATCAGCTGCTGGTATTTTGTGTCCAGCAGTTTTTTCAGAGTGTCCAGGTGCAATTGCTGCTGCCGGTTATCCGCAGTTATCCTGCGGAGCATCATATATTCCTCTTCTATCTTGACACTGCGTTGCTGCATGGTAGGGCGCAAAAAGGCAGTATCCCGGGTAATATTGTACCCCCGGATAGCCGATTCCGCGTCCTTTAGCTGTTTCGTGATCACCTCCAGGCTTTTGGAGATCTCAATGGTGTGATTTAGCCACCGGGCATTGTCCAGCAGGTTCTTTGTTACCAGGAACGAACAAATAGAGGCAACTATGATAACAGTAAAAGCAATGAAGAATCCTAATCTTATCTTCTTTTGTACAGGTATGTGCATTTTTCCCGCTGATTGTAGTAAGTCTTCGAATTTACAACTATCCAACAATTTCCACACAGTGAAATGCATATTCTACACGCATTCCTGCCGTGGCTGCTAAATCGCTTCATATACTCATTACAGTAAGTGTTGAGTGTGTGAAACGCTTTACAGTAAGGCGTTTCGACATAATAGAGCTATGTCTGATATGTATCTTACAGGTATGCCGGCAGCTCATGGAATGAACTTTGTCTTTTACATGAAACAGCACATTGTTGAAAAAACGTTCCGGCTACTACTGCACATTGTAAAGTAATCATTCACGAAAAAAATCAGACTATGCAATATTATCATATGTCGGCCGGTAATCCTTCTCCAGGTGGGGTGCCCGAAAAGCAGCCCCCTCCGAAAGAGGAACCGCCAAGACCAACAGGTCCGGAAATAACACCTCCTCCGTCACCGCCGGGGCCTCCGCCTCCCGTGCCGAACGAGGTTCCTGATCACGATATCAAACGTTCCCCTCCTAATCCGAAAGCTAAGAAAAAGAGACAGGAAGAAACGATAGAAGAAAGAGCGGAGCTCATAGCGGAACAGGACAGGGAAGATGTACAGGAAAGGTCGCCCGATCTCTTCCCCGACAAAACGATCATGGAAAGCTTCAATAGTTACGACGAAGAAGATTCAAGGGTCATTCCGGAAGAATAAATAATCACTATTAAACTCCAAATAATATGGCAACAAGAACCCAATCCAAATCACGGACAGGCAGCCAGTCCAGAACATCAGGTAGAAGCGCTGCAGGTAGTAAATCCATGTCCACCTCCCGTACTGCCGCTAAAACAAGCAACTCTTCCCGTTCCAGGGGAAGCAAAAGCCAGAATGAAGATATGCCTAACTCCAAGTTTCATCAACTGTTTGTAGATCAGTTAAAAGACATATACTGGGCGGAAAAAGCGTTGGTGAAAGCCCTGGGTAAAATGCAAAAGGCTGCTACTTCAGAAGAACTGGCAGATGCCATCACTACTCACCAGGAGCAAACAAGAGAACATGTAGCCCGCCTGGAAAGGGTATTTGAATCAATTGGTCAGACTGCAAAGGCTAAAAAATGCCCGGCTATGGAAGGATTAATAGAGGAAGGACAGGAAGTTATAGATGACACAGAAGAAGATAGCGCTGTAAGAGACGCAGGCCTGATCGTATGCGCTCAGAAGATCGAGCACTATGAGATCGCCACTTACGGTAGTCTCCGTACACTGGCAAACAGAATGGGCCATGAAGAAGCAGTACAGTTGCTGGAACAAACACTGAATGAAGAAAAGGAAACAGACGTATTACTTACCCAACTGGCAGAATCTTCAGTAAATGAAGAAGCTGCTGCTGAATAGGAAAGAACATTTAGATGGGAACCCGGAAGGCCTCTGCATTGCAACATGTAAGAGGCCTTTCTTACATCCGTTGGCGTTTGGCAAAATAAACCAAACCACGGGGAAGGGAAAGATATTGTGAACAGACAGAAAAACGGATTGACGATGGACCTGATTGCTGAAGCGATGGCTACCGCAAAAGCGGTAAAACTACGATATGTGAAGTCTGGTACTAAAGGATATAGCCGGGAAAGAGTGAAAGACGGCTTTCAGTACCGCGATCAGCATGGAGATATAATTACGGATGAAGAGGTGCTGGCAAGGATCCGGGGCCTTGTACTGCCGCCTGCATGGGAAAACGTATGGATATGCCCCTATGCCAATGGCCATTTACAGGCTACAGGCACCGATGCCCTGGGAAGAAGGCAGTACCGCTACCATTCCACCTGGGCGCGGGTGCGTAACGAAACCAAATACGACCGCCTGCTACATTTTGGGGAGAAACTACCGCAACTACGCAGGCATATTGCAGTTGCGCTCCGTAAGAAAAACCTTGATAAAGAGAAGGTTACAGCTATCGCGCTCAGCGTTATGCAGGAAACCCTGATCCGCGTCGGCAATGCTTCCTATGAAAAATTATATGGGTCATACGGACTTACGACATTGCATGTGCAACACGTCAAAATAGACGGAAATACGGCCTTTTTTAAGTTCAAGGGGAAGAAGGGCGTCCTGCATAAAATAACGCTAAAACACGCCCAATTGGCCAAATTATTACAGAAGGTCAGGGATATTCCGGGGCAGGAATTATTTCAATATTATGAAGGGGAGGAGCATAAGAGCCTGGATTCGGGGGATATTAACGAATACCTGAAACTATGGACGGGGGAGGACTATACCTGTAAAGATTTCAGGACATGGTCCGGTACCGTGCATGCCCTTAATTTGCTCGCTGATCTTACTCCTTTCGGCTCTGCAACAGAATGTAAACAGAACCTGGTGCAGATTATCGACAGTGTGGCCGGGAAACTGGGCAATACAAGGGCTGTCTGCAAAAAATACTATATTCATCCGAAGATACTGGAAGCCTATGAACAATGTGAACTTGAGCCCTACCTGGAAGAATTGCGGGCCGGAAGGAACAATGCCTCCAGCGGAGGCTTGCATAACGATGAAAAAATACTCCTGAAATTCATGAAATCACAACAGAAGAAAACTGTTAAAATGAAGGCAGGGATCAGGAATTAAGCCGATATCACCCTGTTGCTTAATTCTGATCCCTGCTTCTTTTAATAAGTTATGTCATGCGAAGATCAGCTGATCTTCCCTGTCTTCCACTGGTATCTTCTGAAGAAATTCGTCAAATCCGGATTCCTCATGGGTACTATAAGCACCGTAAGCATCCAGTACATAGCCTATCTCGCCTTCCTGGTCTTCTATCAGGTACAGCACTGACATGTCGGCCGGATCAGATTCCCCTTCAAAACGGTAAGTTTTAATGATCTTTAGTTCTTCCGGATTGTATATTTTTTGTTTTTCGACATTCTGCATTCTGCCATGGTCACTCATCTTTAATTCATGATCAAGGCCTTTTTCATGTAGTTTTTGCATCACCCGGCTGAGGGTGGTCATTTCGCCTGGCTTTTCCATAAACAAAGGTTTTAGTTATAGCGTATAAAAAACCAAATCGCGTGCCATGGCATGTAGTTTGGTTTTCATTCAACATCACCCTTAAATTAATTTTTTATGAGAGCTGTTTGGTCAGGAACAATCGGTTTTGGGTTGGTGAATATACCCATCAAATTGTACAGCGCAGTACAGGACAGCAGACTGGACCTGGACATGCTGGATAAAAAAGATCACGCCCATATTAAGTTTAAACGTGTGAATGAAGACACGGGAAAGGAAGTGCCCTGGGAACAGATCGTGAAAGGATACCTGTACAACGATGAATATGTTATCCTGGAAGACGAAGATTTTCAGGAGGCCGCGCCAGAAAAAAGCAAGATCATCACGATTGAATCTTTTGTGGATCAGGCGGAGATAGATGACATTTATTTTGAGACGCCTTACTATATAGAACCGGACAAAGCGGGCGTGAAAGCATATGAACTCTTGTTAAAAACTTTGCAGAAAACAGGTAAGGCCGGACTGGGGCGTTTTGTACTCAGAACGAGTGAACATCTCGTCATTATCCGACCGCGTGATAATTACCTGATGTTGCAACAATTGAGGTTTGAACAGGAAATACGTTCGCCCGAAGAATTATCTCTTCCTTCCGATAGCAAGATCAGCAAACGAGAACTGGATATGGCCGTGCAACTGGTAGACAGTTATACTACTGAATTTGACATCAGCCAGTTTAAAGATACTTATCATGAAGAACTGTTGAAGATCATTAAAGCCAAGGCCAGCGGTAAGCGTCGTACTGTAAAGAAGATGAAGATCGTACATACGAAAAGTTCTGACCTGTTCGACCAGCTGAAGGCCAGTCTTGGCGGTAACGGCCGCAACGGCAGCAGTAATAAAAAACGTGCATCATGAGCCTGAGAACCTACGATGAGAAACGCAATTTCAATGTCACTTCCGAGCCTAAAGGCGCGAAGAAAAAGAGTGCGGGCAAACAGCACATCTTCGTCATCCAGCGGCACCATGCTTCCCGCCTGCACTACGATTTTCGCCTGGAAGTAGATGGCGTGCTGAAAAGCTGGGCAGTACCTAAAGGCCCCTCCATGAACCCGTCCGATAAAAGACTGGCCATGCAGGTGGAAGACCACCCATACGATTATAAAGACTTTGAAGGCGTCATCCCCGAGGGAAATTACGGCGCAGGCTTCGTCTATGTATGGGATAAAGGGAATTACGAACTGCTGCATGAAGATGGAAAAGATTTCGATAAAGAAGCTAATAAAGAGATCAGGGAAGGCAATCTGAAAATACGCCTGAAGGGAAAGAAAGTGAAGGGAGAATTTGCCCTCGTCAAAATGAAGAACTCAGACGATAATGCCTGGTTGTTGCTGAAACATAAAGACGACTACGCTGTAAAGGAAGCGTACGACAGTGAGAACTATACGCCGCAGCGTATTAAGGACAGAGGCCTGAAGGAAAAAGAAAAGATGAAGTCCACTAAAAAAAAAGTATCACCGGCAAAAGTAAAGGCAGCGCCCACTAAGAAAGAGCAGTTTACGCCCATGATGGCCACATTGGTGGATAAACCCTTCAGCCGGGAAGGCTGGCTGTTTGAAACCAAGTGGGATGGTTACCGGGCTATTGCTGACGTGCGTAAAGGGAAAGTGGAACTGTATTCAAGGAATCATTTGTCTTTTAATAAAGACTATTCCAAAATAGTAAGTGCGCTGGAAGACCTGTCGCACGATGTTGTACTGGATGGTGAAGTGGTGATCCTGAAGAAAGACGGTACTTCCGACTTCCAGTCATTACAGAACTATAAGAACGACGCTTCCGGCAACCTGGTGTACGTGGTTTTTGACATGCTGCAGCTGGATGGGCAGGACCTGAAGGCCTTGCCGCTTATTCAGCGTAAAGAGCTGTTGAAGGATGTGGTTAAACAGCTCGGCAGCAAAACGGTGATCTACTCAGAGCATGTGCTGGACGATAGTGAAAAATTGTACAAAACGGCACAACAGAAAGGCTGGGAAGGTATCATTGCCAAAGAGGCTGAAAGCCTCTATGCCGAAGGCCGCAGGTCTTTGTCATGGCTGAAGATTAAGATCGTGGATGAACAGGAAGCTATCATCTGTGGATATACAGATCCGCAGGGTAGCAGAAAGAAAATAGGATCACTGGTGCTCGGCGTTTATGATGATAACAACGAACTGAAATATGTCGGTAATTGTGGTGGCGGACTAAATGGTGCACTGATCAATGAGCTGTATGATAAGATGCAGCCTTACCGGCAAAAGACTTCCCCGTTCAGGGAAAAGGTAAAGACGAACACGCCTGTTACCTGGATAAAACCGGAACTGGTATGCCAGGTGAAATTCTCGTCCTGGACGAGCGACAGGCACCTGCGTCAGCCAATATTCCTGGGACTAAGAAAGGATAAACCGGCAACAGAGGTGCATAAGGAAACTGCAAAATCTACCAGGATGGCCACGAAGAAAGCCGCAGCGCAGGCTGCTCCCCCTCCCGCACGTACACATGAAAAGGAACGTGTAGTAACGCTGAATAGCAAAAAGGTTACATTGACCAACCAGCAGAAAATATTCTGGCCGGATGAAAAGATTACGAAAGGTACGCTGCTGGACTATTATATTGAGATGGCCGATTATGTACTGCCTTTCCTGAAAGACCGGCCATTAAGCCTGCATCGTTTCCCCAATGGTATTAATGATCCCGGCTTCTATCAAAAGGATATTGATACGGCAGCGGCTCCCGACTGGCTGAAGACGGTACAGTTGCATGCGGCATCTGCCTCACGGGACGTGGATTACCTGGTATGCAACAATGCTGCTACACTGGCGTATATGGTCAACCTGGGATGTATAGAGATCAATCCCTGGTTGTCGCGGATAAAAAATCTCGACAACCCGGATTACCTGGTATTAGACCTCGATCCTGAAAATATCGCTTTTAAACATGTGGTGGAAACGGCACAGGCTATTAAGGCCCTGCTGGATCAATTGGGGCTGACTGCATTTTGTAAAACATCAGGCGCCTCAGGCCTGCATGTTTATGTGCCGACAGGGGCTAAATACAATTATGACACCTGCCGCCTGTTTGCCGAATATGTAGCAAAGCAGGTACAGCAGGAGTTGCCAGACATCACGAGCGTGATCCGCAATAAATCGAAACGGAATAAAAAAGTGTATATAGACTATATGCAGAACAGCCGCGGGCAGACCATCGCCTCTCCATATTCCGTACGTCCGAAGCCGGGAGCTACCGTTTCCGCACCGTTGAAATGGGATGAGCTGACCGATGATCTTGCCATTGCTGATTTTCATATCGGGAACATGGCAGACAGGATCAGGGACGTGGGCGACTTATGGAAAGACATAGACAAAACAAAGAATGATCTGCGTAAAGTGATCCAGCAGATTGAGGCTGCCGCACAATGATTTTCTCACCTTTAAAACGGAACCGTTATGCAAACAGCAAATCATCGTCACCATGTTAACCTGGGCCCTGTTTATGGAATCATTATAGCAGTTGTATCCATTGTATTCACTGTTATCTTTTATTTCACGAACATGGCAGGCGCCTTATGGACAGGATATTTTGGGAATCTGCTGATGTTCCTGGGAGTATTATTCTCCGTTATTCATTACAATAGCCAGCATCATGAAAGAACATCTGCTATGGCATTATTTGCTATGGGATTCAGGACAACGCTCTGGGCGGTGCTTATCGTTACCCTGTTTACAATAGCGCTGCACTTCATTTCCGGATCGCAGACGGAAGATAATTTCTGGATCTACCTGTTCGGTAATGTATTTTTCACGAATGGTATTGTCGGCTTGCTGGCAGCTGTCCTGGCTGCAATGGTCTTCAAAAGGAACCAGACAACGACCAGGCCCAAATAAGACGTTACATCAGCCAGCCTAAGAGCAGGCAGGCAAGTACAATAAAAGGGGATGGTATACGTGATGTGCAGAGTATTACGAGCGTTGCGATGGTAATGGTAACGTTATACCAGGTAAGTGGGATGGCCAGGAACAGGATGATCGTGGCCGCCCACATGATCCCTACTACAGTGGCATTAATACCTTCCAGTGCCCGGTAGATGACCACGTATTTCTTCAGGTTGTGCCAGATGGGGAAAAAGAAAAGCACCAGCAGCAGGCTGGGTAGAAAAATGGCAACAGGCGCCAGCATACATCCCAGCAACTGATAACCCGGCCCCAGGTTGCGCATTACCATGCCACCCACATATGCGGTAATAGAAAAAGTAGGACCAGGTAAAGCCCGCATGATACCCGCTCCCGTCAGTAGCTCTTCCGCATTCATAAAGCGTGTATTGGAACGCGATACATATTGTTCCAGCATCATCGCTATCAGGATATCTCCTCCGCCAAACACCAAGCTGCCGAAACGGTAAAAGTTCTCAAACAGGTTGAAGGGGCGGCGTGTGATCCAGTCGTGCGTACGCGCCAGCTCGGAAAAGAAACCCGCCAGGATGAACAGCAGGGCAAACAGCCAGATGTTCGTCCATTGTATCTTTTTAGGCTTATCTTGAATGTCGGGAATACGCTTATTGCTGAAATTCGATACGATCCCTCCCAGGATGATCAATAGGGGAAAGGTCCACGGAGACTTGAAAAAGTAAGCCGTCAGCAGGGACACCGCCATAATGATGGCAGTAGCCAGGCTGCGAATGCTGATCTTAAATGCCCGCAAACTGCCATATATCAGAAAACCAACGGCCATTGGCTGTACGTACTTAAATATATCGGTGTTCAGGGCTTTTTGATCAAAATATTGCAACAGGAAGCTGAGCGATCCCATTAAGAGGCAGGCGGGAGCTATCCAGATAAGGAGTGTGGCCACGGCCAGTGTTACACCGCCCCGCTTGTAGCCAATGAGTGTCAGCGTCTGTGAGGAAGACGCGCCGGGTAAAAGCTGGCAGAAAGCGTTATATTCCATCAGCTCCTGCTCGGTAATATCCCTTCTCTGGTGTACGAATGTTTTCAACATCATGGCCAGGTGACCCTGGGGTCCCCCATACGCGGTGATGCTGTGCATAAAAACAGCCCGTAAGAAAGGAATGTGACGAAGAAACACTTTATGACAATTAAACGGCTGCCCGAATTTCAATAAATTCCTGACAATATCAAACAGGAAAACGACAAACCATTGATTTTCTTCTGTTAAGCCGAAAGCGTACAGGCATAATCCTTGTTGTAAATAAACAATACTTTCAGGTCAATCAATATTCCCACCCTAGTATGATAGCCTTTAAGGAGTTGGTATTGAATGGTTTAATAACACAATAGTTTATGAGAAGATTCCTCATTCTCCTATGCATAACAATTTCATTCGGCGCACATGCACAATTGTCTTACTACAACAGTGATGCTTATTGGGGCAACTTTTGCCTGCAGACCGATTGTATAAAGCCAGCCTTGACAGACACCTGTCTCGTATTTGTGACTAACAGGCACTTCTACAAGGATAGTTTACGCTTTGTGGATGAATTTGTAGATACGGCAGGGCTAAAATACTTTGTACTGCAAAAGCAGGCTGACAAATGGAATGTGTTCCAGGTACGAACCCTGGCAGACGCTATGCAGCTGATGCCCGAAAAGCGGGATATAGTCGTATATGCGGAAGGGATGGGAAAGATCTTCACGTCTAATGTGGAACGGGCTTTATTAATGCGTTCACAGTACAACGTGAATGTGGTGATGTTTGACTATGCCAGCATTAATACCACTTATAAGCCTTCCAGGAACTTCAGGTTTGCCCGTACCAATGCCCGCCTGTCGGCCCCGCAATATTTCCGGCTGCTGCAGCTCATCCAGCAGGCCCGCCGGGACAGGCAAGATTGGGTGGAACACATAAAAGTCTCTACATTCTGTCACAGCATGGGAAACATCATTTTCATGGAAATGATGAAACACCAGCCTTATGATCAGTTGAACAAAGAGCCTTTTATCGACAATGTGGTGCTGAATGCCGCGTGCGTGCCCTCAAAAGGGCACAAGGAGTGGGTAGAGCGTATCCGCTTTGCGAATAAGATCTATATCAACTACAACAGGTCCGACTGGCAGCTGAAGGGGGCTCACCTGCTTACCCTGGCGCCACAGCTGGGAGAGAAGGTAAAACGCCCCCGGGCTATGAATGCGAGTTATGTCAATTTTCGTGAGCAGGTAGGCGGGCAGCATAGTTACTTCCTGAACTTCCCGCAAAATGAATATCGTATGACGCAGGAAATGAAGGATTATTTTACGCAATTGTTCAGTGGTAATAATGCCGTACTGGAAGAAGAAAAGACCCTGGCTAAAAAACAGCCGGGAGTGCAGGAAAGCGTGAATTAAAAAGATAGGATGTATATGAGTATAAACAGGGCTGAAAAAAGCAGATGATCTGTCTTTTCAGCCCTGTTGCTATTTTTGAGCGCCTATTATTTCTTCAGGCCTATCTCTCTCAGTCTTTCATCCAGGTATTCACCGGCCGTGATCGGTTCGTATGCCAGCGGATTATCTTCCGTTACACAGCTTTCCAGTGCGTTCAGCGGCATCTCTGATTTAGGATGCAGGAAGAATGGAATAGAGAAGCGGCTCGTATGCCACATGTCGCGCGGTGGGTTCACTACACGGTGTGTGGTCGATTTCAGGCGATTGTTGGTCAGTCTTTGCAGCATATCGCCTACATTCACAACGATCTGCTCGGGCAATGACGTGACAGGTACCCAGTTGTCCTGTTTATCCAGTATCTGCAAACCGTCAGCAGAAGCGCCCACCAGCAGGGTGATAAGGTTAATATCCTCATGTTGCTCCGCACGGATAGCAGAAGCAGGTTCCTGCGTGATAGGAGGGTAGTGAATGGCCCTCAGTATGGAGTTGCCATTGTGTATATACTCGTCAAAATAATGCTCATCCAGTCCCAGGTAGAGCGCGATCGCCTGTAGCAGTGCTTTACCGGATTTTTCGAAGGCACGGTACGCATCGTAAAAGGTCGGTGAAAAAGCCGGAATCTCTTTTACGGCTACATTTGGCGGATACTCGTTGCTGATCGGATCTTCATCTTCAACAGTTTGTCCGAACTGGAAGAATTCTTTCAGATCAGGGGCATCATATCCTTTCGCATGTTCTTTACCGAAAGATGTATATCCGCGCTGGCCGGCCAGTTCCGGGATCTCATAGGAACGCTTGATATCTGCCGGTAATGTGAAGAACAGTTGTACGTATTTGTACAGTTTTGCGATAAGGTCGTCGGAAATACCGTGATTTTTTACCGCCACAAAACCTACTTCTTCGTAAGCTTTACCAAGCTGCTCCACAAAAGCGGCTTTACTGGCAGCGTCGCCCGAAGTAAAGGCGGCGAGGTCCACAACTGGAATGGATTGAGTTAGTGCCATAGTAATGAGTTTTACCTTACTAAGTTAACTCATTTTAAGTAAGCTGCGTCTTCAGGGGTGATGTCTACCATGGCATATCTTTCCACATGATTGATCAGCATCTCATCCATGATGTCCACCACGTTTTTATAATTGGCAGATTTATCTGCTTTGATCAGGACCATCAGGCCATCTTCCCCATGTTGTTTGTTGACGCGCTCACGTTTATCTATAATGACGTCACGTATACCCCTGTTGTTGGCAAAGGATGAACGCTTCACCACCGGAGGATGCAGCGGATCATTACCTATACCTTCGTAGTAACTGACACTGTTGTTAGCTCCCAGGAGGATGGTGAGAGATTTACTTTCAGGCAGCGCCTGTGGGTGTTCCTTATCGTCTGCAGGCATCTTCAGGTCCATTGTCTGAGGTTGTGTCAACACAGTGGTGAGCATGAAAAACGTAATGAGCAGGAAGCCCAGGTCTACCATAGGTGTCATATCTACACGGGTACTTAATTTCCTGGAACGGGTTCCTCTTTTGTGGCCGCGATCAGAGCTGCCGGTATTTATTTCAGCCATTGTGAATAGGTTTTGCGGGTATAAGAATATATGACTGAAAGCGCTTTCATAGATATAGATGCGGAGGAGGAGAATTTCCATAAAGGATATTTTGTCGCATTGGGACTATATCATCGTTTTAATAGCATACACAATCAACAAAACACAATAGGACTCCGTCAGGCTCCCTATG from Chitinophaga filiformis carries:
- the ligD gene encoding DNA ligase D produces the protein MSLRTYDEKRNFNVTSEPKGAKKKSAGKQHIFVIQRHHASRLHYDFRLEVDGVLKSWAVPKGPSMNPSDKRLAMQVEDHPYDYKDFEGVIPEGNYGAGFVYVWDKGNYELLHEDGKDFDKEANKEIREGNLKIRLKGKKVKGEFALVKMKNSDDNAWLLLKHKDDYAVKEAYDSENYTPQRIKDRGLKEKEKMKSTKKKVSPAKVKAAPTKKEQFTPMMATLVDKPFSREGWLFETKWDGYRAIADVRKGKVELYSRNHLSFNKDYSKIVSALEDLSHDVVLDGEVVILKKDGTSDFQSLQNYKNDASGNLVYVVFDMLQLDGQDLKALPLIQRKELLKDVVKQLGSKTVIYSEHVLDDSEKLYKTAQQKGWEGIIAKEAESLYAEGRRSLSWLKIKIVDEQEAIICGYTDPQGSRKKIGSLVLGVYDDNNELKYVGNCGGGLNGALINELYDKMQPYRQKTSPFREKVKTNTPVTWIKPELVCQVKFSSWTSDRHLRQPIFLGLRKDKPATEVHKETAKSTRMATKKAAAQAAPPPARTHEKERVVTLNSKKVTLTNQQKIFWPDEKITKGTLLDYYIEMADYVLPFLKDRPLSLHRFPNGINDPGFYQKDIDTAAAPDWLKTVQLHAASASRDVDYLVCNNAATLAYMVNLGCIEINPWLSRIKNLDNPDYLVLDLDPENIAFKHVVETAQAIKALLDQLGLTAFCKTSGASGLHVYVPTGAKYNYDTCRLFAEYVAKQVQQELPDITSVIRNKSKRNKKVYIDYMQNSRGQTIASPYSVRPKPGATVSAPLKWDELTDDLAIADFHIGNMADRIRDVGDLWKDIDKTKNDLRKVIQQIEAAAQ
- a CDS encoding isopenicillin N synthase family dioxygenase encodes the protein MALTQSIPVVDLAAFTSGDAASKAAFVEQLGKAYEEVGFVAVKNHGISDDLIAKLYKYVQLFFTLPADIKRSYEIPELAGQRGYTSFGKEHAKGYDAPDLKEFFQFGQTVEDEDPISNEYPPNVAVKEIPAFSPTFYDAYRAFEKSGKALLQAIALYLGLDEHYFDEYIHNGNSILRAIHYPPITQEPASAIRAEQHEDINLITLLVGASADGLQILDKQDNWVPVTSLPEQIVVNVGDMLQRLTNNRLKSTTHRVVNPPRDMWHTSRFSIPFFLHPKSEMPLNALESCVTEDNPLAYEPITAGEYLDERLREIGLKK
- the chrA gene encoding chromate efflux transporter is translated as MHSITAYGGPQGHLAMMLKTFVHQRRDITEQELMEYNAFCQLLPGASSSQTLTLIGYKRGGVTLAVATLLIWIAPACLLMGSLSFLLQYFDQKALNTDIFKYVQPMAVGFLIYGSLRAFKISIRSLATAIIMAVSLLTAYFFKSPWTFPLLIILGGIVSNFSNKRIPDIQDKPKKIQWTNIWLFALLFILAGFFSELARTHDWITRRPFNLFENFYRFGSLVFGGGDILIAMMLEQYVSRSNTRFMNAEELLTGAGIMRALPGPTFSITAYVGGMVMRNLGPGYQLLGCMLAPVAIFLPSLLLVLFFFPIWHNLKKYVVIYRALEGINATVVGIMWAATIILFLAIPLTWYNVTITIATLVILCTSRIPSPFIVLACLLLGWLM
- a CDS encoding ExbD/TolR family protein, with product MEILLLRIYIYESAFSHIFLYPQNLFTMAEINTGSSDRGHKRGTRSRKLSTRVDMTPMVDLGFLLITFFMLTTVLTQPQTMDLKMPADDKEHPQALPESKSLTILLGANNSVSYYEGIGNDPLHPPVVKRSSFANNRGIRDVIIDKRERVNKQHGEDGLMVLIKADKSANYKNVVDIMDEMLINHVERYAMVDITPEDAAYLK
- a CDS encoding alpha/beta hydrolase, which encodes MRRFLILLCITISFGAHAQLSYYNSDAYWGNFCLQTDCIKPALTDTCLVFVTNRHFYKDSLRFVDEFVDTAGLKYFVLQKQADKWNVFQVRTLADAMQLMPEKRDIVVYAEGMGKIFTSNVERALLMRSQYNVNVVMFDYASINTTYKPSRNFRFARTNARLSAPQYFRLLQLIQQARRDRQDWVEHIKVSTFCHSMGNIIFMEMMKHQPYDQLNKEPFIDNVVLNAACVPSKGHKEWVERIRFANKIYINYNRSDWQLKGAHLLTLAPQLGEKVKRPRAMNASYVNFREQVGGQHSYFLNFPQNEYRMTQEMKDYFTQLFSGNNAVLEEEKTLAKKQPGVQESVN